The following are from one region of the Stigmatopora argus isolate UIUO_Sarg chromosome 9, RoL_Sarg_1.0, whole genome shotgun sequence genome:
- the setd7 gene encoding histone-lysine N-methyltransferase SETD7, translating to MDSEDENVEESVEGPLDEDDQPHGQCTVTYSSSDRFEGHFTHGEKNGKGKFFFFDGSTLEGFYVDDVLQGQGLYSYEDGGIMYGTYVDGELNGPAQELDREGRLVFKGQYKDNIRRGECWAYYPDGGCVFGEVNEEGEMTGDSLAYVYPDGRTALRGSFVEGELIQARLATLAVAENGRPYFQVAPHGAVYTYDKSTSTCIATHALLPDPYETQRVFVADSLIKGAGQGLFAKVDAERDTVVAFYNGLRITHSEVDNRDWALNGNTISLDEDTVIDVPQPSDQIERYCASLGHKANHSFTPNCKYDAFVHPRFGSIKSIRTLRDVQKDEELTVAYGYDHGATGKNGPEAPDWYKQELHVHQHRKAHPTAY from the exons ATGGACAGCGAGGATGAAAACGTGGAAGAAAGCGTAGAAG GTCCGCTGGACGAAGACGACCAACCTCACGGACAGTGCACGGTGACGTACTCCTCTAGCGATCGCTTTGAAGGTCATTTTACCCACGGAGAGAAAAATGGGAAAGGCAAATTCTTTTTCTTTGACGGAAG CACTTTGGAGGGCTTCTATGTGGATGATGTTCTTCAGGGTCAGGGGCTGTATTCGTACGAAGATGGGGGCATCATGTACGGCACGTACGTGGATGGCGAACTCAACGGGCCGGCGCAGGAGTTGGATCGAGAGGGTCGTCTGGTCTTCAAGGGCCAGTACAAAGACAACATCCGCCGTGGGGAATGCTGGGCATACTACCCT GATGGAGGCTGCGTGTTTGGGGAGGTGAATGAAGAAGGCGAGATGACCGGTGATTCGTTGGCATACGTCTAccccgacggacggacggctctCCGTGGAAGTTTCGTCGAGGGAGAACTCATTCAAGCTCGGCTCGCCACGCTTGCAGTCGCCGAGAATGGAAGACCGTATTTTCAAGTCGCACCTCATG GTGCTGTTTATACTTATGATAAGTCCACGTCCACTTGTATTGCAACCCACGCTCTGCTGCCCGACCCTTACGAGACCCAAAG GGTCTTTGTGGCAGACTCTTTGATTAAAGGAGCTGGACAAGGTCTCTTTGCCAAGGTCGATGCGGAAAGAGACACCGTGGTGGCCTTTTATAACGGATTACGAATCACACACTCAGAG GTCGACAACCGAGACTGGGCCTTGAACGGCAACACAATCTCACTAGATGAGGACACCGTGATTGATGTCCCGCAGCCGTCGGACCAGATAGAGCGATATTGCGCCTCGCTAGGTCACAAAGCAAACCACTCCTTCACCCCAAACTGCAAATATGACGC GTTTGTTCACCCGCGTTTTGGCTCTATCAAGTCCATTCGAACACTACGGGATGTGCAGAAGGATGAGGAGCTGACCGTCGCCTATGGTTACGATCATGGGGCAACTGGGAAGAATGGTCCAGAGGCTCCTGACTGGTACAAACAGGAGCTTCATGTGCACCAACATAGAAAAGCACATCCCACAGCCTACTGA